From one Gracilibacillus salinarum genomic stretch:
- a CDS encoding cellulase family glycosylhydrolase, with amino-acid sequence MKNLFLKTAILTVLIWSVCTITAMAETHAAESIDMENYAENMQPGWNLGNSYDAVGSDETAWGNPLVSQALIEKIAAEGFKSIRIPITFDQRMDTDGDYQIDQDFLDRVDQTVQWALEEDLYVMINVHHDSWIWMEYGMQSNHDQTVARYEAIWTQLANHFKDYSTHLMFESINEPRFTGTATESQQYLDELNTTFHEIVRSSGGNNDVRPLVLPTINTGAEQEKLDALSGFIQQLEDPNIMATVHYYGFWPFSVNIAGYTRFEEDSKAEIQDVFDRVHNSFTANGIPVIIGEYGLLGFDQNTEVIQQGEKLKFFEYMLNYAQQKDFVHMLWDNGQHLGRESLAWSDPALFDMIQTSWTTRSAVPDDNFIYLNPEETVTDRTITFNLHGKQFEGIYLNDQLLQEGSDYQINNNSITFTSEFLSTYVSADSLGNAATISVTFNEGHNWDIEVRNYQKPELQSAEGTTASLKIPTSFNGDKLATMEAYYEDGSIAGPQNWTAYKEFEYTFSPDYDAGTITLKNNFFNELNDGITNLTFHFWSGETVEYTIEKNGEQVQSVQETVTDNTGAGTDDTEKETETPSDNSATEETTEENETTEEEQNDQQKQTTTSEMNNETTQTTTDLTDTDEDTNDQVTTDATNLEQNRLPDTATNQYNLMSLGLSLLLLGIITLAVQMRKKYNH; translated from the coding sequence TTGAAGAATCTATTTTTGAAGACAGCTATTTTAACTGTACTCATCTGGAGTGTCTGCACCATTACCGCGATGGCAGAGACACACGCAGCCGAAAGTATCGATATGGAGAACTATGCGGAGAACATGCAGCCTGGATGGAACTTGGGAAATAGTTATGATGCGGTCGGAAGTGATGAAACTGCCTGGGGAAACCCTTTAGTTTCGCAAGCATTGATTGAAAAAATTGCTGCAGAGGGATTTAAAAGTATCCGAATCCCCATCACTTTTGATCAACGCATGGATACAGATGGCGACTATCAGATCGATCAAGACTTTCTCGATCGCGTCGATCAAACTGTGCAATGGGCATTAGAAGAAGACCTATACGTAATGATTAATGTCCATCACGACTCCTGGATTTGGATGGAGTACGGCATGCAATCCAATCATGACCAGACCGTTGCTCGTTATGAAGCAATCTGGACCCAATTAGCCAACCACTTCAAAGATTATTCTACCCACCTTATGTTCGAAAGCATTAACGAACCAAGATTCACTGGTACCGCCACAGAAAGTCAGCAATATTTAGATGAACTCAATACCACTTTTCACGAAATTGTCCGTTCCTCTGGTGGGAACAATGACGTTCGACCGTTAGTATTACCGACAATCAACACTGGTGCTGAGCAGGAAAAGTTGGATGCTTTGTCCGGTTTCATTCAACAATTAGAGGATCCTAATATAATGGCAACGGTTCATTATTATGGCTTTTGGCCATTTAGTGTCAATATTGCCGGCTACACACGTTTTGAAGAGGATTCCAAAGCTGAAATTCAGGATGTATTTGACCGGGTACACAACAGCTTCACCGCTAACGGTATCCCCGTCATTATTGGCGAATACGGCTTACTTGGATTTGATCAAAACACAGAAGTGATTCAACAAGGGGAAAAATTAAAATTCTTCGAATATATGTTGAACTATGCCCAGCAGAAGGATTTTGTTCATATGCTCTGGGATAACGGACAGCACTTAGGACGTGAATCGCTTGCATGGTCGGACCCTGCTCTTTTTGATATGATCCAGACAAGCTGGACGACTCGCTCTGCTGTACCTGATGACAATTTTATTTATCTTAATCCAGAGGAAACGGTGACAGATCGAACCATTACTTTTAATTTACATGGCAAACAGTTTGAAGGCATATATCTGAATGACCAGCTGTTGCAGGAAGGCTCAGACTATCAAATCAACAACAACAGCATTACGTTTACGAGCGAATTCCTAAGCACATACGTTTCGGCCGACTCACTTGGCAATGCTGCTACCATTTCCGTTACCTTTAATGAAGGACACAATTGGGATATTGAGGTTCGTAATTATCAAAAGCCAGAATTACAGTCCGCTGAAGGGACAACAGCTTCTTTGAAGATTCCGACAAGCTTTAACGGTGACAAATTAGCAACGATGGAAGCTTACTACGAAGATGGCTCTATTGCTGGTCCGCAAAATTGGACTGCCTATAAAGAATTTGAATATACTTTTTCTCCTGATTATGACGCAGGAACGATTACACTGAAAAATAACTTCTTTAATGAATTGAACGACGGTATAACCAATTTGACTTTCCACTTCTGGAGTGGAGAAACTGTCGAATATACGATCGAAAAAAATGGTGAGCAAGTACAGTCTGTACAAGAAACGGTTACAGATAATACAGGTGCAGGCACTGATGATACGGAGAAAGAAACAGAAACGCCTTCAGATAATTCTGCTACAGAAGAAACGACGGAGGAGAATGAGACAACCGAAGAAGAGCAGAACGATCAGCAAAAGCAGACTACCACTTCCGAAATGAATAATGAAACAACTCAAACAACGACTGATCTAACTGACACAGATGAAGACACGAATGATCAAGTGACCACTGATGCAACCAACTTAGAGCAAAATCGATTACCCGATACAGCTACTAATCAGTACAACTTGATGTCACTTGGATTATCTCTGCTTCTTCTTGGTATCATTACTTTGGCAGTGCAGATGCGAAAAAAATATAATCATTAA
- a CDS encoding Na+/H+ antiporter NhaC family protein has protein sequence MEGTIFSLIPAILMLALVLFTRSILISLGTGIVVGALLIHEFNIWNSLQQIWLVFRDIFYTSDGLNSGSIYLLLFLLLLGIMTVIMTASGGSKAFGDWAIHKVKTRRGAQLVPPILGVIIFIDDYFNSLAVGQVSRPLTDRYKISRAKLAYFIDSTSAPITVVTPISSWGAYIIGTLGSIFAAAEVTKFQPLEAFVKMIPLNMYAFAALLLVLLVALFNINIGSMRVHEQRAIDTGHVTDPLKTTMAADVEENAVINKNGTIVHLLVPIIVLVVSTIAMMLFTGYQATEGSATLLTMFENTNVNLSLFTGGVVAVVVAFALFFTLKGKKLSAMKIIKDGSMSMMPAIYILVLAWMIGSIIEIIDTGGYLASLVDQISFNVDFLALLLFIIAGFMALATGTSWGTFGIMLPIAAQIAIVYDVDLVLPAMAAVLAGSVFGDHCSPISDTSILSSTGAGANHMDHVLTQLPYAFISACAAAIGYLIYGLSGLTWISLLSTLVVTVLVAIFFLFRIRKSEMA, from the coding sequence ATGGAAGGAACGATATTTTCGCTGATTCCGGCAATATTGATGTTGGCATTAGTATTATTCACCAGAAGTATATTAATATCCTTGGGAACTGGGATTGTTGTCGGAGCGCTTCTTATACATGAATTTAATATTTGGAACAGTCTGCAACAGATTTGGCTTGTGTTTCGTGATATTTTCTATACGAGTGATGGTTTAAATTCAGGCAGTATTTACTTATTATTATTCTTACTTTTATTAGGGATCATGACGGTGATTATGACAGCATCTGGTGGAAGTAAGGCATTCGGTGATTGGGCAATTCATAAAGTGAAAACGAGAAGAGGCGCTCAGCTTGTTCCACCGATATTAGGTGTTATCATTTTTATCGATGATTATTTTAACAGCTTGGCGGTTGGACAAGTTTCGCGTCCTTTAACAGATCGTTATAAAATATCGAGAGCAAAGCTTGCTTATTTTATTGATTCAACTTCCGCACCGATCACGGTTGTGACACCAATTTCGAGTTGGGGTGCTTATATTATTGGTACGCTCGGTTCTATTTTTGCAGCGGCAGAGGTAACGAAGTTCCAGCCATTAGAGGCATTTGTCAAGATGATCCCTCTAAATATGTACGCATTCGCAGCATTGTTGTTGGTTTTATTAGTGGCACTGTTTAACATCAACATTGGGTCAATGCGTGTTCATGAACAGCGCGCGATCGATACAGGACATGTTACGGACCCGTTGAAGACAACGATGGCAGCAGATGTAGAAGAGAATGCAGTAATCAACAAAAATGGAACAATCGTCCATTTGCTAGTTCCGATTATTGTGTTGGTTGTTAGTACTATCGCTATGATGCTCTTCACTGGCTATCAAGCAACGGAAGGCAGTGCGACTTTATTGACTATGTTTGAAAATACCAACGTCAACCTATCACTGTTTACTGGGGGGGTAGTGGCAGTGGTGGTAGCTTTCGCGCTGTTTTTCACGCTAAAAGGAAAAAAATTATCGGCGATGAAAATTATCAAAGATGGTTCGATGTCCATGATGCCAGCTATTTATATTCTCGTGTTAGCCTGGATGATTGGCTCAATTATCGAAATCATTGATACGGGCGGTTACTTGGCATCACTTGTTGACCAAATTTCCTTTAACGTCGATTTCCTTGCCTTATTATTATTTATCATCGCTGGATTTATGGCACTAGCAACCGGTACTTCATGGGGAACGTTCGGTATTATGCTTCCCATTGCGGCACAAATTGCGATTGTCTATGATGTCGATCTTGTTTTACCAGCAATGGCAGCGGTGTTGGCAGGTTCTGTTTTTGGGGATCACTGTTCTCCAATTTCAGATACGTCGATTTTATCGTCCACAGGAGCGGGCGCCAACCATATGGACCACGTGCTCACACAGTTACCATACGCATTTATCAGTGCATGTGCAGCCGCAATCGGTTATCTAATTTATGGTTTAAGCGGTCTGACGTGGATCTCACTGCTGAGTACCTTAGTGGTAACTGTATTGGTAGCCATATTCTTTTTGTTCAGAATAAGAAAAAGTGAAATGGCATAG